TTTTCCACTCTTTCATGAATCTGGTCATGCAATAGGGAAACATTCCTCCAGAATGATTTTTTGGAGTTATAGGTATATGGAAAACTCGGTGCTCCTACACAGAGACAAAATACATCCCCTATTTTTTCCTTGGCATGTCTGCGTAGGTCAAATGGGATCCAGATTTGTTTTTGATTCTTTTTAAACGGTCCCTTAATTTCTTCACGTGCTGCAATGAATGCGGCTGAGACTGCGGATCCTATTGTCACACCATTGGCTCTGCATCTTTTTGAAAGATCTTTTGTTTCGTGAGGTTCAAGTTCAAGAAGAACCGTATTAAACATGTTTTTATCCCAGTAAGCATTCTGTAGAGCAACAGAATCTTCGTATTTAAAAGTATAAGGGTTCTTTTTCCATTTTCTATTAGCTTGAGATATGAAAAGACGCATCATAATGGAGGAAATCGAAAAACCTTTTTTTGGAAGAAAATCAGTCATATTCAGTGGGGGAACCACTTTAATCTCTTTTTCAGGATTTTCGTAGTAACCAAGCAGGTCACGAACCAAGCAGGCCAGTGCCATACCGTCGCAAATGCAATGGTTACATATTATCACCAATTCTGACACATTTTCAGAATGTATTAGAATAAATCTTATCATTGGGCCTTTTTCCAGATCAAAAGGTACGGTGATTTCTTGCTGTAATTCTTTGAACCAGTGTGTGTCTGAAACCCTGCCAATGATCTTAAGGCTGGGTAGGGGAACATTATCAGATGAAAACCAGGCATTGTGATCCTCATCAAATACGATCCTGGCACCCAGAAGTGGGTGCATCTTTCGAACAGTGTTTATTGCAAAGCGTAGCTTTTCCGGGGAAACATCACCATTAATCCTTGTGATCATTGAGACATTACTGTATGGAGTCCAGAAATAGACTCGTTCGAGATTGGTAACCTTCCGAATACATCCCGTGATATTTTTA
The DNA window shown above is from Methanobacterium sp. and carries:
- a CDS encoding condensation domain-containing protein, encoding MPIVKRDKTNANDGTKNDDYTKNITGCIRKVTNLERVYFWTPYSNVSMITRINGDVSPEKLRFAINTVRKMHPLLGARIVFDEDHNAWFSSDNVPLPSLKIIGRVSDTHWFKELQQEITVPFDLEKGPMIRFILIHSENVSELVIICNHCICDGMALACLVRDLLGYYENPEKEIKVVPPLNMTDFLPKKGFSISSIMMRLFISQANRKWKKNPYTFKYEDSVALQNAYWDKNMFNTVLLELEPHETKDLSKRCRANGVTIGSAVSAAFIAAREEIKGPFKKNQKQIWIPFDLRRHAKEKIGDVFCLCVGAPSFPYTYNSKKSFWRNVSLLHDQIHERVEKLDSDALEVLDFDPTLMDALSSFAPFEKVVPEAYDQTENLLQFSNDKKNIAFSFAKKSENMVPGTIPSNLGRLNIPETYGGLKIDRMVFLPVMSNSVPLTLGGVSVGDILVFSLIYPEPKNTAESITPEMIQIRNKALKYLGFPDKISEMAL